From the genome of Pedobacter sp. MC2016-14, one region includes:
- a CDS encoding arginine decarboxylase: MQSYSEFLDLSVGFPQEGYDVIDDELYFQDLNLMEMIETYGTPLRFTYLPMISKKIQQAKILFQTAILKNNYRGNYKYCYCTKSSHFRHIVEEALRNDIHLETSSAFDMPMIEALEKKGALSKDITVICNGFKTYQYKQYIIDMLHDGYKNIIPVLDNKEEFNLFDDEVEMDTPCNLGIRIAAEEQPDSQFYTSRLGVRMEDVIEFYNNKISANPNFRVKLLHFFINSGITDSPYYWNELEKYVTLYCKFKKINPELDTLDIGGGMPFKDSLVFDFDYEYMVNEIVKRIKEICAEHDVMEPDIITEFGKYTVAEASGILYKVLGRKQQNDREKWLMLDGSFITNLPDVWALNQKYILLPINNWDAEYERVNLGGITCDGQDYYNQEAHMNSVFMPKTRKVQYLGFFNTGAYQEVLSGYGGIHHCLLPSPKHVIIRRNRDETFNFEVFGEEQNSKQVLKILGYT, encoded by the coding sequence ATGCAGAGTTATTCAGAATTTCTTGATCTAAGCGTTGGCTTCCCACAGGAAGGTTATGACGTGATTGATGATGAATTATATTTTCAGGATTTAAACCTGATGGAAATGATCGAAACTTACGGTACTCCCCTACGTTTCACCTACCTTCCAATGATCAGCAAAAAGATTCAGCAAGCCAAAATTCTTTTTCAAACGGCGATATTAAAGAACAATTACCGCGGCAATTACAAATATTGCTACTGTACAAAAAGTTCACATTTCCGCCATATTGTAGAAGAAGCACTTCGGAATGATATCCACCTGGAGACTTCTTCGGCATTTGACATGCCGATGATTGAGGCTTTAGAGAAAAAAGGTGCGCTTAGTAAAGACATTACCGTAATTTGCAATGGCTTTAAAACCTACCAGTATAAGCAATACATCATTGACATGTTGCACGATGGGTATAAAAACATTATCCCTGTATTAGACAACAAAGAAGAATTTAACCTTTTTGATGACGAGGTTGAGATGGATACGCCTTGTAATTTGGGTATCCGTATCGCTGCTGAAGAGCAACCAGATTCGCAGTTCTATACCTCTCGTTTAGGAGTTCGCATGGAAGATGTAATTGAGTTCTATAATAATAAGATTTCAGCTAATCCTAATTTCAGGGTTAAGTTATTGCATTTCTTTATCAACTCTGGTATTACAGATTCTCCTTATTATTGGAATGAGCTAGAAAAATACGTAACCCTATATTGTAAGTTCAAAAAGATTAATCCAGAGCTGGACACCCTGGACATTGGTGGTGGTATGCCATTTAAGGATTCATTGGTTTTTGATTTCGATTACGAATATATGGTAAACGAGATTGTTAAAAGGATCAAAGAAATTTGTGCTGAGCATGATGTAATGGAACCAGATATCATCACCGAATTTGGAAAATACACGGTAGCTGAGGCATCTGGTATTTTATATAAGGTATTAGGACGTAAACAACAGAATGACAGAGAGAAATGGCTGATGCTTGATGGATCGTTCATTACCAACTTGCCAGATGTTTGGGCCTTAAACCAAAAATACATCCTCCTGCCTATTAACAACTGGGATGCAGAATATGAGCGCGTAAACTTAGGTGGCATTACCTGCGATGGCCAGGATTATTACAACCAGGAGGCACATATGAATAGTGTATTTATGCCTAAGACCCGTAAAGTACAGTATTTAGGCTTCTTTAATACTGGAGCTTACCAGGAAGTATTGAGTGGATATGGTGGTATACACCATTGCTTATTACCGAGTCCAAAACACGTAATCATCCGCCGCAACCGCGACGAAACTTTTAACTTTGAAGTTTTTGGTGAAGAACAAAATAGTAAACAAGTGTTGAAAATACTAGGTTATACCTAG
- the ctlX gene encoding citrulline utilization hydrolase CtlX, whose protein sequence is MSAQTTNHILMIRPVDFKFNEQTAVNNKFQEASETANVQEQALKEFDGFVALLRTNEIDVTVIDDTLQPETPDSIFPNNWVSFHDNGEVFLYPMFSENRRKERRQDILEILNKDFTINKITDLSVYEAQDIFLEGTGSMVLDRDNKISYACLSLRTDVGILKDWCAKTGYTLLSFKADDVDGFPIYHTNVMMCIADRFAVICLESIQNIHEREMVMQYLIKSGKEIIEISLDQMNHFAGNMLQVKNKKGAPLLVMSEQAFLSLSKTQVYLLEKYNKLIYAALYTIEKNGGGSARCMLAENHLPLRVKSAVAEG, encoded by the coding sequence ATGTCTGCCCAAACCACCAACCATATCTTAATGATCAGGCCTGTTGATTTTAAATTCAACGAACAAACGGCTGTAAACAATAAATTCCAGGAAGCCTCTGAGACAGCAAATGTTCAGGAGCAGGCATTAAAAGAATTTGACGGATTTGTAGCGTTGCTTCGTACAAATGAGATTGATGTTACCGTAATTGACGATACCCTGCAACCTGAAACTCCTGATTCCATTTTTCCCAACAACTGGGTTTCCTTTCATGATAACGGCGAGGTATTCTTGTACCCTATGTTCTCGGAAAACAGGCGGAAAGAACGTAGACAGGATATTTTAGAGATTTTAAATAAGGATTTCACCATCAATAAAATCACTGATTTATCAGTTTACGAAGCTCAGGATATTTTTCTGGAAGGTACCGGAAGCATGGTACTGGATCGCGACAATAAGATTAGTTACGCTTGTTTATCTTTAAGAACAGATGTAGGCATACTTAAGGACTGGTGCGCGAAGACAGGATATACATTACTTAGCTTTAAGGCTGATGATGTTGACGGCTTTCCAATTTACCATACCAATGTGATGATGTGCATTGCCGACCGCTTTGCGGTCATTTGCCTGGAGTCGATTCAAAATATCCATGAAAGAGAAATGGTGATGCAATATCTCATCAAAAGTGGCAAAGAAATTATAGAGATTAGTCTGGACCAGATGAATCATTTTGCAGGTAATATGCTGCAGGTAAAAAACAAAAAGGGAGCACCACTGTTGGTCATGTCTGAGCAGGCATTTTTATCTCTTTCTAAAACTCAGGTTTATTTGCTTGAAAAATACAACAAATTAATCTACGCAGCCCTCTATACTATAGAGAAAAATGGCGGTGGAAGCGCACGTTGCATGCTGGCAGAGAACCATTTACCCTTAAGGGTAAAAAGCGCTGTTGCAGAAGGGTAA